Below is a window of Nitrospira sp. DNA.
CTTCCTGCAGCGGTGGCTCAAACATTCGACCTCTATAAGGTGGGACAACTGAGCTTTCCGCTCCTAGTTGTCTTGGCGCTCATCATGTTTGGCGTAGTAGCGGCCATTGTATTTTTGGAGAGCGGGCGAAGAAAAGTACCGGTTCAATATGCGAAAAGAGTCATTGGCCGACGCGTTTACGGTGGCCAAAGTACTCACATTCCACTCAAGATTAATACGGCTGGAGTCATTCCTCCAATTTTTGCGTCCTCGATCATTGCGTTTCCTGCAACGATCGCTGGGTTTTTTGAGACACCGTGGATCAAAGCCATTGGCTCCCAATTAGCGCCGGGTTCCCTTCTTTATACCTTGATGTATGTTGGCCTGATCGTCTTCTTCTGTTTCTTTTACACCGCTGTGGTGATGAACCCCGTCGATATGGCCGATAATTTGAAAAAATACGGGGGATTTGTTCCTGGCATCAGGCCGGGTCAACGTACCTCCGACTATATTTACTCGGTTTTGACGAAAATCACTTTTGCCGGTGCGATCTATCTCGCCATCGTGTGCGTGATTCCTGAGTTTTTGATCTACAAGCTCAATATGCCCTTCTACTTCGGCGGCACCTCGCTGTTGATCGTAATCGGCGTGGGGCTTGATACCGCCCAACAAATTGAGTCCCATCTGTTGAATCGCAATTACGATGGGTTCCTTCAAAAGGGCAAACTTCGGGGCCGGACGACGTAAGGAAATTCAATGCGTCTCGTGTTTCTCGGTGCACCAGGGGTGGGAAAAGGAACTCAGGCTGATCGGGTGACCGCTCAGTTTGGTTGGCCTAAGATTTCGACCGGCGACATTTTGAGAGAGGCCGTGAGGAATCAGACCGCCTTAGGGATCGAAGCCAAAAAGAGTATGGATGCCGGGAAACTTGTTCCGGACAATGTCGTGATCGGCATGGTTCGCGCCAAGGTGGCTGAGCCGTTATGTCAGAACGGTTTCATCTTAGATGGGTTCCCACGGACTGTTCCCCAGGCCGAAGAGTTGAGTGGAATTTTGTCTGAGCGAGGTGTGAGCCTGGATCGGGTCATTAATTTTCGGGTCTCTCGCGAAGATGTGATTAGACGCCTCAGTGGTCGACGAAGTTGTCCCAAGTGCCAGAGCGTGTTTCATGTAGATTTTGCCGCGCCGAAAATTGATGGGCAATGTGACCGCTGTGGTGCTTCGCTGATTCAACGAAGCGATGACAAACCGGAGACCATTGAAGCCCGTTTGAAAGTGTATGATGAGCAGACTGCGCCGTTAATCGCCTACTATGAAAAGAAGAAAGTCCTGAGCGAGCTTGATGGGTCTGGCGATATGGCTCACGTTTACGATAGGTTATCTAGGGTACTCTCTGGGTTCGGCGCTCAATGATCGTGTTCAAGACGCCGGACGAAGTCTTGTTGATGGCGCAGGCTTCTCGTGTGGTGGCGGAAGTGTTGGAGTTGTTAAAGGAGAAGGTGGCACCAGGCATTACAACCGATGATTTGGATCGCATGGCTGAAGAGGCGATTCGAGGTCGTGGTGCCATTCCCGCCTTCAAAGGATATCGAAACTACCCCAAGACGCTGTGTGCATCGGTCAACGAGCAGGTTGTTCACGGAATTCCATCGAAGCGTCGCCTTAAGGAAGGTGATATTATCGGCCTCGACCTGGGAGCGATCGTCTCAGGCTTCTATGGTGATTCTGCAGTGACAGTGCCGGTTGGTGCGGCCAGCAGCGAGGCTCTACGGCTGATTCAAGTGACCGAAGAATCAATGTACCGAGGCATCGCGAAAGCGGTGGTCGGCAATCGGCTCTCAGATGTTTCTCATGCGGTGCAAACTCATGTTGAGCAGGCTGGTTTTGCCGTGGTGACTGAATTCGTCGGTCATGGTATAGGAAGGCAGCTGCATGAAGAGCCTCAGGTTCCGAATTATGGTCGACCCGGGCAGGGGCCGCGTCTTCAGGTTGGGATGGTGTTGGCAATTGAACCCATGGTGAATATGGGCAGCAGTGCAATTCGTATTTTAGAAGATCGATGGACGGCTGTGACGCAGGATGGACGCTGGTCCGCTCATTTCGAGCACACGATCGCCATTCAGCCGAATGGCCCGGCGCGAATTCTGTCACAGTTATCACATTAAGACTGGGAGGCGTACCGATACGTGCCAAAAGAAGATGTCATAGAAGTGACCGGCACGGTGGCTGAAACACTCCCGAATGCGATGTTTCGCGTAGAACTGGAACACGGGCACAGAATTTTAGCGCACATCTCTGGAAAAATGCGGATGCACTTCATCCGTATTCTTCCTGGCGATAAGGTGACTGTGCAGTTGTCGCCCTATGATCTAACCAGGGGCCGGATTACCTATCGCTTCAAGTAGTGGAGAAATGGAATTGCTATGAAGGTCAAGTCGTCAGTCAAGCCGATTTGTGCGAAATGTAAAGTGGTCCGCAGGCGTGGTGTCGTTCGGGTATTATGCGCCAATCCGCGTCACAAGCAGCGACAGGGTTGACCGGAATGTGGGTTGCCTTGGCAGGGGTATGTCGAGCCTGCAAGAGGCTGGTCGAGGCGACATCTGAACGGTGTTGCGAGGGCCCTTCAAGCCAGCTCACGGTGCAATCAAGGGAAGGAATTAGGGGGTAATTATGGCGCGTATTGCGGGCGTGGATTTGCCAAAAGACAAACGGATCGATATCGGTCTGACCTATGTGTACGGGATTGGCCGGGTGGCCGCTCAGGCCATTCTGAAGAAGGCCGGTGTCGACGGATCTATTCGCGTGAAGGATGTCAGCGAAGACAAAATCGTCAAGATTCGAGAAGTCATCGAACGTGACTACCGCGTGGAAGGTGATTTGCGGAAAGAAGTGTCGATGAACATCAAGCGCCTAGTCGATACCGGAACATTCCGTGGACTCCGGCATCGCAAGGGGTTGCCAGTTCGTGGACAGCGGACCAAGACCAATGCGCGCACCCGAAAGGGCCGACGCTCC
It encodes the following:
- the secY gene encoding preprotein translocase subunit SecY encodes the protein MFERLLTSFQNIFKIPELRTRVLFTLGMLIVYRVGAHIPTPGINGEALSDFLQKQGGALLGFLDIFSGGSLSRLTIFALGIMPYISASIILQLLTVVIPHLSKLAKEGERGRKKIIQYTRFGTIVIALIQGFGIAVGLEQMNQGAFVLSPGWGFRFMTVITLCAGTGFLMWLGEQITERGIGNGISLIIFAGIVARLPAAVAQTFDLYKVGQLSFPLLVVLALIMFGVVAAIVFLESGRRKVPVQYAKRVIGRRVYGGQSTHIPLKINTAGVIPPIFASSIIAFPATIAGFFETPWIKAIGSQLAPGSLLYTLMYVGLIVFFCFFYTAVVMNPVDMADNLKKYGGFVPGIRPGQRTSDYIYSVLTKITFAGAIYLAIVCVIPEFLIYKLNMPFYFGGTSLLIVIGVGLDTAQQIESHLLNRNYDGFLQKGKLRGRTT
- a CDS encoding adenylate kinase codes for the protein MRLVFLGAPGVGKGTQADRVTAQFGWPKISTGDILREAVRNQTALGIEAKKSMDAGKLVPDNVVIGMVRAKVAEPLCQNGFILDGFPRTVPQAEELSGILSERGVSLDRVINFRVSREDVIRRLSGRRSCPKCQSVFHVDFAAPKIDGQCDRCGASLIQRSDDKPETIEARLKVYDEQTAPLIAYYEKKKVLSELDGSGDMAHVYDRLSRVLSGFGAQ
- the map gene encoding type I methionyl aminopeptidase, translating into MIVFKTPDEVLLMAQASRVVAEVLELLKEKVAPGITTDDLDRMAEEAIRGRGAIPAFKGYRNYPKTLCASVNEQVVHGIPSKRRLKEGDIIGLDLGAIVSGFYGDSAVTVPVGAASSEALRLIQVTEESMYRGIAKAVVGNRLSDVSHAVQTHVEQAGFAVVTEFVGHGIGRQLHEEPQVPNYGRPGQGPRLQVGMVLAIEPMVNMGSSAIRILEDRWTAVTQDGRWSAHFEHTIAIQPNGPARILSQLSH
- the infA gene encoding translation initiation factor IF-1; its protein translation is MPKEDVIEVTGTVAETLPNAMFRVELEHGHRILAHISGKMRMHFIRILPGDKVTVQLSPYDLTRGRITYRFK
- the rpmJ gene encoding 50S ribosomal protein L36, with amino-acid sequence MKVKSSVKPICAKCKVVRRRGVVRVLCANPRHKQRQG
- the rpsM gene encoding 30S ribosomal protein S13; this translates as MARIAGVDLPKDKRIDIGLTYVYGIGRVAAQAILKKAGVDGSIRVKDVSEDKIVKIREVIERDYRVEGDLRKEVSMNIKRLVDTGTFRGLRHRKGLPVRGQRTKTNARTRKGRRSGVGSKPQKPAGSRA